The candidate division WOR-3 bacterium genome has a window encoding:
- a CDS encoding four helix bundle protein, protein MKGIKTFKELLVWKKAHELSVDVSHLVRNFPEDEKYELCSQMRRSARSIPAEISEGFGRFHFNDKLTFYERSRASLFELSNHFEEAFGNRYISNNVFQSFKKRMDEINFLLNRMIRKIKRSRNEHKATKSLKLKTKTRC, encoded by the coding sequence ATGAAAGGAATTAAAACCTTTAAAGAACTGTTAGTATGGAAAAAAGCACATGAACTTTCAGTGGATGTTTCCCATTTGGTACGGAATTTTCCTGAGGATGAGAAATATGAGTTGTGTAGTCAAATGCGCCGTTCTGCACGCAGTATTCCCGCAGAAATAAGTGAAGGATTCGGTCGATTTCACTTCAATGATAAATTAACATTTTATGAACGCAGTAGAGCTTCGTTATTTGAGTTAAGTAATCACTTTGAAGAAGCATTCGGGAACCGGTATATAAGTAACAATGTTTTTCAGTCATTTAAGAAACGAATGGACGAAATTAATTTCTTACTCAATAGAATGATAAGAAAAATTAAGAGATCTCGTAATGAACACAAAGCCACCAAGAGTTTGAAATTAAAAACAAAAACGAGGTGTTGA